From one Rattus norvegicus strain BN/NHsdMcwi chromosome 7, GRCr8, whole genome shotgun sequence genomic stretch:
- the LOC120093868 gene encoding sentrin-specific protease 2-like, giving the protein MSSMDKTPATTLTDPLSTKTTTEPPMIVWLTNTVTCQSESCAIAESRQVSKGHPRGPCRWQLGKQHGRVYCEHSGRGQKRKYQAEGKKAWQHEEPILPLKRLKPQQWEIELGVEEPGQGLIQNPQEVVPFHQKTPEFTKGPEEQAVTETKSVDGGNGPKGPYSNIEEYVQKHLNGMYPSLLGNCQPWGSVSSDSQNAFQHPLDSSKDIKGCVDAQIHASQTPQICENRVSNGILPKQMPIADAKEKAPQDQKQSTGLDHGPLVTADMQKEISSALGPGPQDQVLSCAFNMTITRADMRTLSDSAWLNDNVINFYMNLLVDRNQTQGYPALHAFNTFFYTKLKSGGYRSVRRWTKAVNLFAKELILVPVHLDVHWSLVVTDLREKSIVYLDSMGHKRPDVLELIFHYLQDESKARRHVDLNPSEWKQYSMPTEKIPQQGNDRDCGVFTCKYADYISRGCPITFSQQHMPLFRKRMVWEILHQSLL; this is encoded by the coding sequence ATGTCCAGTATGGATAAGACACCTGCAACTACACTAACTGATCCTTTATCCACGAAGACAACAACTGAGCCCCCAATGATAGTCTGGCTGACAAACACTGTGACTTGCCAATCAGAAAGCTGTGCCATAGCAGAGAGCCGGCAGGTGAGCAAAGGCCATCCACGTGGCCCCTGTAGATGGCAACTGGGCAAGCAGCATGGGAGAGTGTACTGTGAACATTCAggaagaggccaaaagaggaaaTACCAGGCAGAAGGTAAAAAGGCTTGGCAGCATGAAGAGCCCATCCTACCTCTGAAGAGGCTGAAACCACAGCAGTGGGAAATAGAGCTTGGGGTTGAAGAGCCAGGCCAGGGTCTGATACAGAACCCCCAAGAAGTGGTTCCATTCCACCAAAAGACCCCAGAGTTCACCAAAGGCCCCGAGGAACAGGCTGTGACTGAGACAAAGTCTGTGGATGGAGGTAATGGACCAAAGGGTCCCTACAGCAACATAGAGGAATATGTTCAGAAACACCTCAATGGAATGTACCCAAGCTTGTTGGGAAACTGTCAACCCTGGGGCTCTGTGAGCTCAGACTCTCAGAATGCTTTCCAGCACCCATTGGACTCCTCAAAGGACATCAAAGGCTGTGTGGATGCACAGATTCATGCTTCTCAAACACCTCAAATCTGTGAAAACAGAGTCAGCAATGGCATTCTCCCCAAACAAATGCCAATAGCTGACGCCAAAGAAAAGGCTCCTCAAGACCAAAAGCAGAGCACAGGGCTGGACCATGGCCCTCTGGTCACAGCGGACATGCAAAAGGAAATCAGTAGCGCACTTGGCCCAGGGCCACAAGACCAGGTCTTGAGCTGTGCCTTCAATATGACCATCACTCGAGCAGACATGCGCACCCTGAGTGACAGCGCGTGGCTCAATGACAACGTCATTAATTTTTACATGAATCTTCTCGTGGACAGAAATCAGACTCAAGGATACCCTGCCCTTCATGCATTTAACACCTTCTTTTACACCAAGCTAAAGAGTGGGGGCTACAGATCAGTCCGAAGATGGACCAAGGCAGTAAACCTCTTTGCAAAGGAACTGATTCTGGTGCCGGTTCACTTGGATGTGCACTGGAGCCTGGTGGTGACAGACCTAAGAGAGAAGAGTATTGTCTACCTGGATTCCATGGGACATAAGAGACCAGATGTCCTTGAGCTGATCTTCCACTATCTGCAGGATGAGAGCAAAGCCAGAAGGCATGTGGATCTGAACCCTTCGGAATGGAAGCAGTACAGCATGCCAACAGAGAAGATTCCTCAGCAGGGGAATGACAGGGACTGCGGTGTGTTTACCTGCAAATACGCAGATTACATCTCCAGAGGCTGCCCCATCACCTTCTCTCAGCAGCACATGCCCCTGTTTAGGAAGAGGATGGTGTGGGAAATCCTGCACCAGAGCCTACTGTAG